One window of Fusobacterium polymorphum genomic DNA carries:
- a CDS encoding CvfB family protein: protein MIKVGKRQKLVINNFASVGAYLFAGTDDDKDNILLPNNELEGKDLKEGDEVEVLIYRDSEDRLIATFRKTEALVGTLAKLEVVDDNPKLGAFLDWGLNKDLMLPNSQKETKVEIGKRYLVGLYEDSKGRVSATMKIYKFLMPSNDIKKGDIVNATVYRVNDEIGTFVAVEDRYFGLIPKSECFEEYSVGDELTLRVTRVREDKKLDLSPRKLLSDQMESDAELVLGKMRLLKEHFRFNDNSSAEDIKDYFGISKKAFKRAIGSLLKNGLIEKSGDYFILKK from the coding sequence ATGATAAAAGTTGGTAAAAGACAAAAATTAGTTATAAATAATTTTGCAAGTGTAGGGGCATATTTATTTGCTGGAACAGATGATGACAAGGATAATATTCTTCTTCCTAACAATGAACTTGAAGGAAAAGATTTAAAAGAAGGAGATGAAGTTGAAGTTCTAATTTACAGAGATAGTGAAGATAGACTTATTGCTACATTTAGAAAAACAGAAGCACTTGTTGGAACTCTTGCTAAATTAGAAGTTGTTGATGATAATCCAAAATTAGGAGCTTTTTTGGATTGGGGGCTTAACAAAGATTTAATGCTACCTAACTCTCAAAAAGAAACTAAGGTTGAAATTGGTAAAAGATATTTAGTTGGACTTTATGAAGATAGTAAAGGTAGAGTATCTGCCACAATGAAAATATATAAATTCTTAATGCCTTCAAATGATATAAAAAAAGGTGATATTGTCAATGCAACAGTTTATAGAGTAAATGATGAAATAGGAACTTTCGTTGCAGTTGAAGATAGATATTTTGGTTTAATCCCTAAGAGTGAATGTTTTGAAGAATATTCGGTTGGAGATGAATTGACTTTAAGAGTTACAAGAGTTAGAGAAGACAAAAAATTAGATTTAAGTCCTAGAAAACTTTTATCAGACCAAATGGAAAGTGATGCAGAACTTGTACTTGGGAAAATGAGACTTTTAAAAGAACATTTTCGTTTCAACGATAATAGTTCAGCTGAGGATATAAAAGATTACTTTGGTATAAGTAAAAAAGCATTTAAAAGAGCTATTGGTAGTCTTTTAAAAAATGGTTTGATTGAAAAAAGTGGAGATTATTTTATATTGAAAAAATAG
- a CDS encoding GNAT family N-acetyltransferase codes for MKIRYAKKSEKEIAIKFWKDSFKDSEEQIKFYFDNIYNEKNYLVLEDNSKIVSSLHENDYIFNFNNESIKSKYIVGVSSDITMRNKGYMSKLLIAMLENSKKKDMPFVFLTPINPKIYRKFGFEYFSNIEYYNFSIEELANFKLPNNDYSYVEINEKNKKSYLADLIKIYNSNMEDKFCYLERNDFYFDKILKEAISDEMKAFILYKNKMASAYIIFGLYEENIEIRECLALDSLSYKEILALIYGYRDYYRNVSLASSNNSNLEFLFENQLNIEKIVKPFMMMRVLNPLAIFKNLKLENSNIKIYIEDKILKENTGLYSLNNEISFSNITEEKAVYDLKINIADLVFLITGYFSIDDLVKLGKINIKNKNIIKKLNKIFSKKNSYLYEFI; via the coding sequence ATGAAAATTAGATATGCAAAAAAATCTGAAAAAGAAATAGCTATTAAATTTTGGAAAGATAGCTTTAAAGATAGTGAAGAACAAATAAAATTTTATTTTGATAATATTTATAATGAGAAAAATTATTTAGTCTTAGAGGATAATTCAAAAATAGTTTCTTCACTTCACGAAAATGACTATATTTTTAATTTCAACAATGAGAGTATAAAAAGTAAATATATTGTTGGAGTTTCTTCAGATATAACTATGAGAAATAAAGGATATATGTCAAAATTGCTTATTGCAATGTTAGAAAATTCTAAGAAAAAAGATATGCCTTTTGTTTTCTTAACTCCAATAAATCCAAAAATCTATAGAAAGTTTGGTTTTGAATATTTTTCTAATATTGAATATTATAATTTTTCTATTGAAGAATTAGCTAATTTTAAGCTTCCTAATAATGATTATTCTTATGTGGAAATAAATGAAAAAAATAAAAAATCATATTTGGCTGATTTAATAAAAATCTATAATTCTAATATGGAAGATAAATTTTGTTATTTAGAAAGAAATGATTTTTATTTTGATAAAATTTTAAAAGAAGCTATTAGTGATGAAATGAAAGCCTTTATTCTATATAAAAATAAAATGGCAAGTGCATATATTATTTTTGGATTATATGAAGAAAATATTGAGATTAGAGAATGCTTGGCTTTGGATAGTCTCTCATATAAAGAGATTTTGGCTTTAATTTATGGATATAGAGATTATTATAGAAATGTTAGTCTTGCTAGTTCTAATAATTCAAATTTAGAATTTCTTTTTGAAAATCAATTAAATATAGAAAAGATTGTTAAACCTTTTATGATGATGAGAGTTTTAAATCCACTAGCCATATTTAAAAATTTAAAATTAGAAAATTCTAACATAAAAATTTATATAGAAGATAAGATTTTAAAAGAAAATACAGGATTATACTCTTTAAATAATGAAATTAGCTTTTCTAATATCACAGAAGAAAAAGCAGTTTATGACTTAAAGATTAATATAGCAGACTTAGTATTTTTAATAACAGGGTATTTTTCTATTGATGATTTAGTAAAATTAGGAAAAATTAATATTAAAAATAAAAATATTATTAAAAAGTTAAATAAAATATTTTCTAAAAAAAATTCTTATCTTTATGAATTTATATAA
- a CDS encoding branched-chain amino acid transporter permease, whose amino-acid sequence MNNNLYIFLAMISAAIGMIICRMLPYIIFANGKLPKLVKFYEKYLPYSLMAILFCYCLSSIKFSVYPYGFPEILTLIIVASLQFWKKNMMLSLFLGTVIYLILIRYV is encoded by the coding sequence ATGAATAATAATCTTTATATTTTTTTAGCTATGATATCTGCTGCTATTGGAATGATTATTTGCAGAATGTTACCCTATATTATTTTTGCAAATGGAAAATTACCAAAATTAGTAAAGTTTTATGAAAAATATCTTCCTTATTCATTAATGGCAATATTATTTTGTTACTGTTTAAGTTCAATTAAATTCTCTGTATATCCTTATGGTTTTCCAGAAATTTTAACTTTAATTATTGTTGCCTCTTTACAATTTTGGAAAAAAAATATGATGTTATCTTTATTTCTAGGGACTGTAATTTATTTAATATTAATTAGATATGTGTAG
- a CDS encoding AzlC family ABC transporter permease: MDEFKFALKKYILIAFAYLFIGITCGLLMKEAGYGVFWSFFSSAFVYGGTIQLLMVGLLKTHTPIIAVGLVSLFVNSRHMFYGLTYIEEFKEIRKKSYLKFLYLALTLTDEVYSLYTSSKFPERLDRTKTMLWINALSYFTWMSGCVLGNIAFNFISFSLEGIDFIIVEFFCIVVISQIITDKSYISTSIGVISSILAFLVVGTNFILLAIIFSMILLLLLKNKIVKKEVDKYE, translated from the coding sequence TTGGACGAATTTAAGTTTGCATTAAAAAAATATATTTTAATAGCTTTTGCTTACCTTTTTATTGGAATAACTTGTGGACTTTTAATGAAAGAAGCAGGTTATGGTGTCTTTTGGTCATTTTTTTCATCGGCCTTTGTCTATGGTGGAACAATACAACTTTTAATGGTTGGACTTTTAAAAACTCACACTCCAATAATCGCAGTTGGTTTAGTTTCATTATTTGTAAATTCAAGACATATGTTTTATGGTTTGACATATATAGAAGAATTTAAGGAAATTAGGAAAAAATCATATTTAAAATTTCTGTATCTGGCATTAACTCTAACTGATGAAGTTTATTCACTTTATACAAGTTCAAAATTTCCTGAAAGATTAGATAGGACAAAAACAATGCTTTGGATAAATGCACTATCATATTTTACTTGGATGTCTGGTTGTGTTTTAGGAAATATTGCATTTAACTTTATTAGTTTTAGTTTAGAAGGAATAGATTTTATAATTGTTGAATTTTTCTGTATTGTTGTTATCTCTCAAATAATTACTGATAAATCATATATTTCAACTTCAATTGGAGTAATATCATCTATTCTTGCCTTCTTAGTAGTAGGAACCAATTTTATACTTTTAGCTATTATATTTAGTATGATTTTATTATTGCTATTAAAAAATAAAATTGTTAAGAAAGAAGTTGATAAATATGAATAA
- a CDS encoding MBL fold metallo-hydrolase, with protein MGNIKFEHIRNATSKITCKGITFLIDPMLAPKDAYPGFEGTYNNHLRFPLVDLPNSIMEILKDVDAIIVTHTHLDHWDNYAVENIRKDIPIFVQNKKDYNIIKEQGFKDIFILEEEIDFKDIKLIKTGGSHGTVEMYAEDWFTEISGDAMGIIFQAEGEKTVYFVGDTIWTADVNKALNRFKPEIIVMNTGAARVLAFKEAIIMGKEDVEHMVKAMPNSQIVAVHLDSVNHATVTRKDLREFIKTKNIGKNIIVPEDGEIIKF; from the coding sequence ATGGGAAATATTAAATTTGAACATATCAGAAATGCAACAAGCAAAATAACATGTAAAGGAATTACTTTTTTAATTGATCCTATGTTAGCACCAAAAGATGCTTATCCAGGATTTGAAGGAACATATAACAATCATCTTCGTTTTCCTTTGGTTGATTTACCAAATTCAATAATGGAAATTTTAAAAGATGTTGATGCTATAATAGTAACTCATACTCATTTAGACCATTGGGATAATTATGCAGTGGAAAATATAAGAAAAGATATCCCTATATTTGTTCAAAACAAAAAAGATTATAATATTATAAAAGAACAAGGATTTAAAGATATTTTTATTCTTGAAGAAGAAATAGATTTTAAAGATATAAAATTAATAAAAACTGGTGGCTCTCATGGTACTGTTGAAATGTATGCTGAAGATTGGTTTACAGAAATTTCTGGCGATGCAATGGGTATTATATTTCAAGCTGAAGGGGAAAAAACAGTGTACTTTGTTGGAGATACTATTTGGACAGCTGATGTAAACAAAGCATTAAATCGTTTTAAACCAGAAATTATAGTTATGAATACAGGTGCTGCTCGTGTACTTGCATTTAAAGAAGCAATTATAATGGGAAAAGAAGATGTAGAACATATGGTAAAAGCTATGCCTAATTCTCAAATCGTAGCTGTACATTTAGATAGTGTAAATCATGCTACTGTTACTCGTAAAGATTTAAGAGAATTTATAAAAACTAAAAATATTGGAAAAAATATTATAGTTCCTGAAGATGGAGAAATAATAAAATTTTAA
- a CDS encoding MarR family winged helix-turn-helix transcriptional regulator, translating to MEYNCAMYVSQIRQMTIRALNQILKKHNITLFNAEQSKILEFLWQEDNLTPKDISKHTGLAISSLTSMIDRMEINGLLKRKSDETDRRKTIISLTDLGKSLKKDFDKAVEEIKSYTFKNFKQEEIILFEYYLKRVFENLENLL from the coding sequence ATGGAATATAATTGTGCGATGTATGTAAGCCAAATTAGACAAATGACAATTAGGGCTTTAAATCAGATTTTAAAGAAACATAATATTACTTTATTTAATGCTGAACAAAGTAAAATTTTAGAATTTTTATGGCAAGAAGATAATCTTACTCCAAAAGATATTTCAAAACATACAGGACTTGCTATAAGTAGCCTTACTTCTATGATTGACAGAATGGAAATAAATGGGCTTTTAAAAAGAAAATCTGATGAAACAGATAGAAGAAAAACTATTATCTCCCTTACAGATTTAGGTAAATCTTTAAAAAAAGATTTTGATAAAGCTGTGGAAGAAATAAAAAGTTATACTTTTAAAAATTTCAAACAAGAAGAAATTATATTATTTGAATATTATTTAAAAAGAGTTTTTGAAAATTTAGAAAATTTATTGTAA
- a CDS encoding DMT family transporter encodes MNKKRYFGDLMLFLAAFIWGTAFVAQVTGMDKIGPFTFNMARSIIAIICLGAYLIITKAKLPKDIGILLQGGLVCGFFIFMGTSLQQIGLQYTTAGKTGFITSFYILIIPFLTMFFLKHKIDLLTWISIVIGFIGLYLLAIPSLSDFSINKGDFIVFLGSFCWGGHILIIDYYSKKVSPVELSFLQFVVLTILSGICAFLFENETATLSNIFHSWKSIAYAGFLSSGIAYTLQMVGQKYTNPIVASLILSLEAVFAALAGYFILDEVMTSREFLGCSIVFLAIIFSQIPKDIFKKKYIGVKK; translated from the coding sequence ATGAATAAAAAAAGATATTTTGGTGATTTAATGTTATTTTTAGCAGCATTTATATGGGGAACTGCTTTTGTCGCTCAAGTTACAGGTATGGACAAGATAGGTCCATTTACCTTTAATATGGCCCGTTCTATTATTGCAATTATATGTTTAGGTGCTTATCTAATTATTACTAAAGCTAAATTACCAAAAGATATTGGAATTCTACTACAAGGTGGCTTGGTCTGTGGATTTTTTATATTTATGGGAACTTCTCTGCAACAGATTGGACTTCAGTATACAACAGCTGGTAAAACTGGTTTTATAACTTCATTTTATATTTTAATTATTCCTTTTTTAACTATGTTTTTCTTAAAACACAAAATTGATTTATTAACTTGGATAAGTATAGTTATAGGTTTTATTGGGCTTTATTTACTTGCTATTCCAAGTTTAAGTGATTTTTCGATAAATAAAGGAGATTTTATAGTTTTTCTAGGTTCATTCTGTTGGGGAGGACATATTTTAATCATAGATTATTATTCTAAGAAAGTTAGCCCTGTTGAATTATCATTTTTACAATTTGTTGTGCTAACTATCCTATCTGGGATATGTGCTTTCTTATTTGAAAATGAAACAGCAACATTGAGTAATATTTTTCATTCTTGGAAATCTATTGCTTATGCTGGTTTTTTATCATCAGGGATAGCTTACACTTTACAAATGGTTGGACAAAAATATACAAATCCAATAGTTGCTTCTTTAATTTTAAGTTTAGAAGCTGTCTTTGCTGCTCTTGCAGGATATTTTATACTTGATGAAGTTATGACTTCAAGAGAATTTTTAGGTTGCTCTATTGTATTTTTAGCAATAATATTCTCACAAATTCCTAAAGATATATTTAAGAAAAAATACATAGGTGTAAAAAAATAA
- a CDS encoding nitrite/sulfite reductase: MEKIQGLENIDKVDEFIKLTEQALKDEEKYKIWNAGKSMYGIYGERDKGTYMVRPRFIESKITLDNLIFFLDLAEKYGDKRLHLTTRQDIQLHGNKKEDLVAILKELKANGFVTKATGGDAARAVIAPPTTGFEEEIINVAPYSKIVTEHILETGDFMFLPRKFKVAFSNKEENSLYVKIADVGFEAVEKDGIKGFRVFGGGSLGNNPKEAIILKDFIEHHDVLYYVIAMRNLFNEHGDRKIRGKARLRFILIKLGDEEFLKLFNTYLDELYKKEGDKYKNIVLEKLKKYKNPYEVKAIKEDKKEILIKSPNVIKGKIEGRYGYFIRLPKGDISIKEGNKLVEFLKNLDYKIEMRLTSHQELFVANLKKEDVYILDKLSNKYSKKRFFSSISCIGSTICNPGILDTPPILEMILKYFKNKQRLASYLPKIQLSGCPNSCAAHQIAELGFQGKRKKDGAYFNVFVGGELKTKDVVTLNKSVGELKAETIPLFLEEMAKILKERKITYEVYSKLEDFIDLVKKFEGVI, from the coding sequence GTGGAAAAGATACAAGGTTTAGAAAATATAGATAAAGTAGATGAATTTATTAAACTTACAGAACAAGCATTAAAAGATGAAGAAAAATATAAAATATGGAATGCAGGAAAATCAATGTATGGAATCTATGGTGAAAGAGATAAGGGAACTTATATGGTAAGACCAAGATTTATTGAGTCAAAAATTACTTTAGATAATCTAATTTTCTTTTTAGATTTAGCAGAAAAATATGGAGATAAAAGACTTCATCTAACAACAAGACAAGATATTCAACTTCATGGAAATAAAAAAGAAGACTTAGTAGCAATTTTAAAAGAGCTAAAAGCTAATGGCTTTGTAACAAAGGCAACAGGTGGAGATGCAGCAAGGGCAGTTATAGCACCTCCTACAACAGGCTTTGAAGAAGAAATTATAAATGTTGCACCTTATAGCAAAATTGTGACAGAACATATACTTGAAACAGGTGATTTTATGTTCTTACCTAGAAAATTTAAAGTTGCTTTTTCTAATAAAGAAGAAAATTCTTTATATGTAAAAATAGCAGATGTAGGTTTTGAAGCAGTAGAAAAAGATGGAATAAAAGGTTTTAGAGTTTTTGGGGGAGGAAGTTTAGGGAATAATCCTAAAGAAGCTATTATATTAAAAGATTTTATTGAACATCATGATGTCTTATATTATGTAATAGCCATGAGAAATCTTTTTAATGAACATGGAGATAGAAAAATAAGAGGAAAAGCAAGACTTCGTTTTATTTTAATAAAACTAGGTGATGAAGAATTTTTAAAGTTATTTAATACATACCTTGATGAGTTGTATAAAAAAGAAGGAGATAAATATAAGAATATTGTTCTTGAAAAATTAAAAAAGTATAAAAATCCTTATGAAGTAAAAGCTATTAAAGAAGATAAAAAAGAAATATTAATTAAAAGCCCTAATGTAATTAAAGGAAAAATAGAAGGAAGATATGGATACTTTATTCGTTTACCTAAGGGAGATATAAGTATAAAAGAAGGTAATAAGTTAGTAGAATTTCTAAAAAATCTTGATTATAAAATTGAAATGAGATTGACATCACATCAAGAATTATTTGTAGCAAACTTAAAAAAAGAAGATGTTTATATTTTAGATAAGTTAAGTAATAAATATTCTAAAAAAAGATTTTTTAGTTCTATATCTTGTATAGGAAGCACAATATGTAATCCTGGTATTTTGGATACACCTCCAATATTAGAAATGATTTTAAAATATTTTAAAAATAAACAAAGATTAGCAAGTTATTTACCAAAGATTCAATTATCAGGTTGCCCAAATTCATGTGCAGCACATCAAATAGCTGAGCTAGGATTTCAAGGTAAAAGGAAAAAAGATGGTGCATATTTTAATGTCTTTGTAGGAGGAGAATTAAAAACAAAAGATGTTGTGACATTAAATAAATCTGTGGGAGAATTAAAAGCAGAAACTATACCATTATTTCTTGAAGAAATGGCTAAAATATTAAAAGAAAGAAAAATAACTTATGAGGTTTACTCAAAACTAGAAGATTTTATAGATTTAGTAAAAAAATTTGAAGGAGTGATATAA